One Pseudorasbora parva isolate DD20220531a chromosome 8, ASM2467924v1, whole genome shotgun sequence DNA window includes the following coding sequences:
- the LOC137084835 gene encoding uncharacterized protein, giving the protein MSEQDSQQAELQRLEAEDKLIVADQEAAASTRRLQREKEEIERKIERERQEAALLKRQHEENAARKRSVEILKRELERLEELKRLNAAKAKLQVYNANEFYPTQDFVPQNSEAELPTDMQIIYQAGLADKHPPPLRDVTPKSEPQNDIRELVKVLAEAMTANRLPIPEPSIFSGDPLKFNHWKSSFQTLIEKKNIPTAEKVFFLQRYVGGAAREALEGHFLAGSEDSYNAAWDLLNERYGQPFVIAKAFRDKLHSWPKIASRESAELRKFVDLLRSCESAMANNDSLHILNDGIENQKLTAKLPDWLSSGWNRQATQYQLQHGKFPSFSYFVTFLSMEASIACNPITSFHALRQSESDKARIRTQNIMASKNQTVGAKIFTTNTTERKKVTCVFCQKSGHSLNKCYKLREKPVTDRVKFMQSEKLCFGCLSPGHQSKSCSNRMVCDLCSRRHPTCLHEERSKRDQELKKEQSKERTQPPDVTKETTSNRVVQDTNSTQTSAIVPVYVSTPSDPGKEVLVYALLDSQSDSSFILNEVADVLDTNTEQVKLKLSTMSSKGTIVHCKRLNSLQIRGLFSSKKLTVPTVYTRDFIPANRTHIPVPETAKAWPHLEHLADHIAPQKECEIGLLIGYNCPQALMPREVVCGEESQPFAQKTDLGWSIVSYGDPGEHYGDAIGVSHRIIVKQVMPEVNAMVKLKGEVHYVCNTQISEMVTPVDIIKMLESDFSEQAGDETTFSQEDLHFLAKLKDGIRQKQDGHFEMPLPFKQDRPNLPNNKSCAVRRLMSLERRLRRDQQYCTDYLGFMKDIIARGDAEKVPGEELHNQPVWYIPHHGVYHPQKPGKIRVVFDCSARFQETSLNDQLLTGPELTNTLVGVLCRFRKGPIAIMCDVEKMFHQFHVKPEHQDYLRFLWWENGDLESPPSIFRMKVHLFGAASSPGCANFGLKHLAAQGQDRFNPSTVKFIQRNFYVDDGLVCATSDAEAIQLIKEARELCSTGKLRLHKFISNSKEVMKSIPMDECAESVKDIDMALGEPLMERALGVQWCVSSDDFQFRVTVKEHPNTRRGVLSTVASIYDPLGFVAPFILRGKQILQQLCRDKVTWDEPLPQELRAQWEIWLQDLRNLSDVRIRRCYIPDNFKDVKQYELHHFADASVIGYGECTYLRAVDVKGDVHCTLVMGKARVAPTKVTTVPRLELSAAVIAARISVMLRNELEIEGLQEHFWTDSKVVLGYINNDARRFHVFVANRIQRIKSTTDPAQWHFVRSEDNPADHASRGLSAEQLVASNWFTGPDFFMGKRATQRRCYGGRSL; this is encoded by the coding sequence ATGAGTGAGCAAGATAGCCAACAAGCCGAACTGCAGAGACTCGAAGCTGAGGATAAGTTGATAGTTGCAGACCAAGAAGCAGCTGCATCGACTCGCCGTCTTCAAAGAGAAAAGGAAGAAATTGAACGcaagatagaaagagagagacaagAGGCTGCACTGTTAAAGAGGCAACATGAAGAGAATGCTGCAAGGAAAAGGTCAGTTGAAATTTTGAAAAGAGAACTTGAGCGTTTGGAAGAGCTAAAGAGGCTAAATGCAGCTAAAGCAAAGCTGCAAGTGTACAATGCAAATGAGTTCTATCCAACCCAAGATTTTGTACCACAAAATTCTGAGGCTGAGTTGCCGACAGATATGCAGATAATCTATCAAGCAGGTCTTGCTGATAAGCATCCACCACCGCTTAGAGATGTGACTCCAAAAAGTGAACCTCAAAATGACATACGAGAGCTGGTGAAGGTCTTAGCTGAAGCTATGACAGCAAACAGGCTACCCATTCCAGAGCCTTCAATATTTAGTGGAGATCCACTCAAGTTTAATCACTGGAAATCCTCCTTTCAGACACTTATAGAGAAAAAGAATATTCCAACCGCAGAGAAAGTCTTCTTCCTTCAAAGGTATGTCGGAGGAGCTGCTAGAGAAGCCCTAGAAGGTCATTTTCTGGCTGGTTCAGAAGATTCATACAATGCAGCATGGGACCTGCTCAATGAAAGATATGGCCAACCCTTTGTAATTGCCAAGGCTTTCCGAGACAAACTTCATTCATGGCCAAAAATAGCTTCAAGAGAGAGTGCTGAGTTGAGAAAATTTGTGGACCTTTTACGCAGTTGTGAGAGTGCTATGGCTAACAATGACAGTCTTCACATTCTTAATGATGGAATTGAGAATCAAAAACTTACTGCCAAGTTACCTGACTGGTTAAGCTCTGGATGGAACCGACAGGCCACACAATATCAACTTCAACACGGAAAGTTCCCAAGCTTCAGTTATTTTGTGACGTTCCTTTCAATGGAAGCTAGCATCGCTTGCAACCCCATTACATCCTTCCATGCGTTACGGCAAAGTGAATCTGATAAAGCAAGGATCAGAACCCAGAACATTATGGCCTCCAAGAACCAAACTGTAGGTGCCAAAATCTTCACAACAAACACCACTGAAAGGAAAAAGGTCACATGTGTGTTTTGTCAAAAATCAGGACACAGCTTGAACAAGTGCTATAAATTAAGAGAGAAGCCAGTTACTGACCGCGTAAAATTTATGCAAAGTGAAAAACTGTGCTTCGGCTGTTTGAGCCCTGGCCACCAGTCCAAGAGCTGCAGTAACCGGATGGTCTGTGATTTATGCTCAAGGAGGCACCCGACCTGCCTGCACGAAGAACGTTCAAAAAGGGACCAAGAACTAAAGAAAGAACAATCTAAGGAAAGAACTCAACCACCAGACGTCACAAAGGAAACAACCTCTAACAGAGTTGTACAAGACACTAATAGTACACAGACGTCAGCAATAGTGCCTGTCTATGTGTCAACGCCAAGTGATCCAGGCAAGGAAGTTCTCGTCTATGCTCTGTTAGATTCACAGAGTGACTCTTCATTCATTCTTAATGAGGTGGCAGATGTTCTTGATACAAACACTGAACAAGTTAAGTTAAAACTATCTACAATGTCATCAAAGGGGACAATCGTTCACTGTAAAAGACTTAATAGCCTACAAATAAGGGGCCTGTTTTCCTCCAAGAAGTTAACAGTGCCAACAGTTTACACTCGTGACTTCATTCCTGCTAATCGCACACACATCCCAGTGCCTGAGACAGCAAAGGCATGGCCTCATTTGGAGCATCTTGCTGACCACATCGCACCTCAAAAGGAATGTGAAATTGGTCTGTTGATTGGGTACAATTGCCCACAAGCTCTAATGCCTCGAGAAGTCGTTTGTGGAGAAGAAAGCCAGCCATTTGCTCAGAAGACCGACTTAGGATGGAGCATAGTGAGTTATGGTGACCCCGGTGAACACTACGGTGATGCAATTGGAGTAAGTCACCGCATCATCGTAAAACAAGTCATGCCAGAAGTTAATGCAATGGTCAAGCTTAAAGGAGAAGTCCACTATGTTTGCAATACCCAGATCAGTGAGATGGTCACTCCAGTTGACATAATTAAGATGCTGGAATCTGATTTCAGTGAGCAAGCTGGAGACGAGACCACCTTCTCTCAAGAAGATCTTCACTTCTTGGCTAAACTAAAAGACGGTATCAGACAGAAGCAAGACGGTCATTTTGAAATGCCCTTGCCTTTCAAACAAGACAGACCTAATCTAccaaataataaatcatgtgCTGTTCGACGTCTAATGTCATTAGAACGAAGGCTCAGGAGAGATCAGCAATACTGCACTGACTATTTGGGGTTTATGAAAGACATTATTGCTCGTGGCGACGCAGAAAAGGTCCCTGGAGAAGAGCTTCACAATCAACCAGTCTGGTATATTCCCCACCATGGCGTATACCACCCCCAAAAGCCTGGGAAGATACGAGTGGTCTTTGACTGCTCAGCAAGGTTTCAAGAAACGTCACTGAATGACCAACTTCTTACTGGTCCAGAGCTCACAAACACCTTGGTGGGAGTCCTTTGTAGGTTTCGCAAAGGCCCAATTGCCATCATGTGTGACGTGGAAAAAATGTTCCACCAGTTCCATGTAAAGCCTGAGCACCAAGACTACCTAAGGTTCTTATGGTGGGAGAACGGTGATCTTGAGTCTCCACCCTCAATTTTTCGGATGAAGGTCCACCTATTTGGGGCAGCCTCCTCACCTGGATGTGCCAATTTTGGACTTAAGCATCTAGCCGCTCAGGGTCAGGATAGATTTAACCCAAGTACGGTTAAGTTCATCCAAAGGAATTTTTATGTTGACGATGGATTGGTGTGTGCAACATCTGACGCTGAAGCAATCCAACTGATTAAAGAAGCGAGAGAACTTTGCAGCACAGGCAAGCTTAGACTACACAAGTTCATCTCCAACAGCAAGGAGGTTATGAAATCAATACCGATGGACGAGTGTGCTGAAAGTGTCAAAGACATTGACATGGCTTTGGGGGAGCCACTTATGGAACGAGCTCTTGGCGTTCAATGGTGTGTATCCTCTGATGACTTCCAGTTCAGAGTGACCGTCAAGGAACACCCAAATACCAGAAGAGGAGTACTTTCTACAGTGGCTTCGATCTATGATCCATTGGGTTTCGTAGCGCCTTTTATTCTCCGTGGAAAGCAGATCCTACAGCAACTATGTCGAGACAAAGTAACTTGGGATGAGCCGCTCCCACAAGAGCTAAGAGCACAGTGGGAAATTTGGCTTCAAGATCTTCGAAACTTATCGGATGTAAGGATCAGAAGGTGCTATATCCCAGATAACTTCAAGGATGTCAAGCAGTACGAACTTCATCACTTCGCAGATGCAAGTGTCATCGGTTATGGGGAATGTACTTACCTCAGAGCAGTCGACGTCAAGGGAGATGTTCACTGCACATTAGTCATGGGAAAGGCACGGGTTGCTCCTACCAAGGTAACCACAGTGCCACGGCTTGAGTTGTCGGCTGCAGTGATAGCGGCAAGAATAAGTGTTATGCTCAGAAATGAACTTGAAATAGAAGGTCTTCAAGAACATTTTTGGACTGACTCAAAGGTTGTCCTCGGCTATATAAACAATGATGCCAGAAGGTTTCATGTTTTTGTGGCGAACAGAATCCAAAGAATCAAGTCCACTACGGATCCTGCACAATGGCATTTTGTAAGGTCTGAAGATAATCCTGCGGATCATGCATCGAGAGGTCTTTCCGCAGAGCAGCTTGTTGCTTCAAATTGGTTCACTGGCCCAGATTTTTTTATGGGAAAGAGAGCTACCCAGAGGAGATGTTATGGTGGGAGAAGTCTATGA